The Lathyrus oleraceus cultivar Zhongwan6 chromosome 5, CAAS_Psat_ZW6_1.0, whole genome shotgun sequence genome includes the window AATACTTCCCTTTTAAACAACACTTTATTTTTGACTGAAAGTTCTAACACTTTGTTACATTTTTACAACACATTGAAGCAAATAACAACCGCAAAAGTTCACATCAAGTGAAAATGACATTGTCTTTGTTGTGTAATGAGAATCCCATTACAACCTTGGACTTTTGTGAGTGAATCATTTCATCAACCATGTTTCCAAAGGCAAACaaatatcaaaaaatataataatattttttttagaaattgaggtttctgatttctctcaataaAGGCAACACCTTTTCCTTCATCACTACTCAATAATTAGTTTTAGATTCACATTCTTCTCTTTGTTTCTCTAGATTCTATATTTTAGTTGTGACCTTTCACTACTAGCATTGTTTCTCTCTTATTCTCTTGGTCTGAGTTTGAACAAACTCAAAAAAAGCTTAGTTTTTTGAGGTTACTACAATGGCTTCTGGTTGTGTGAGCTTGAAAACCAACACCCATTTTCCAAATTCTAAAAAAGGTTCTTTTTTTGGGGAAAGAATCAAAGGAAGCTTGAAAAACAGTTCATGGGTCACTACCCAGAAGAAGATCAAACCTGCTTCTTTTTCTGCTATTCTTACTTCAGATGACCCCAAAGGTTCCCTGGTAAACTCAGTTTCATTCTGGGTTTCACTTTTTGCTTCCAATTCTGAAAAAAAGAAAGACTTTTTTTTCCTCCCATTATATGACATAACTTTTTTATGTTAATTATTTTGCTACATTTTGTTTGgtatatgattatgattatgattatgattttgagtgTATGTTTTGAAATTCAGAATTTGCAAGTGCCTTCATTTCTGAGACTAAGAGCTGATCCAAAAAATGTGATTTCCATTGTGTTGGGAGGAGGGCCTGGAACACATCTCTATCCTCTTACCAAACGAGCTGCAACACCTGCGGTGAGTGAGTTTTATGATATGAATTGTTGTCTGAATTCTAACATTTTGGTGTTGTTTGTGATGAAGATTTGTTTGCTGTGTTTGTTTTGAAGGTTCCTGTTGGAGGATGCTATAGGCTTATAGACATTCCAATGAGCAACTGCATCAATAGTGGCATCAACAAGATATTTGTGCTGACTCAGTTCAACTCTGCTTCACTAAATCGTCACATCGCTCGCACCTATTTCGGAAATGGTGTCAACTTTGGAGATGGATTTGTGGAGGTAATCATGCATCACCATCATGAAAATGGATGGAAATTAGTACTTTTTTTTTTCTCGCATTTTTTATCTTGGAACAATATTTTAGCATACTTTGTTTATCTTTTGGTCGAACTCCGAATAACTAGGATCCGTCTTTTCTGGGATTTAGAGAGTTAAgaacaaaaaaatatattttcatgCAATGAGTTTTGAGATGAACATGACAGTTGCcaacaaaagaaacaaaacataAGTTATTCGGTTTGCATAGAGAAATATCGATCCAGTGAAGGAGATTCTTGTTGATGAATCTCAAGTTTGTTTCTGTTTCATGATTCATGAGAACTAATTAAAGTTAATCTAAATGTCAAAATAGGTTCTGGCGGCGACTCAAACACCAGGAGAAGCTGGGAAGAAGTGGTTTCAAGGAACTGCAGATGCTGTGAGACAATTTACCTGGATATTTGAGGTAGACAAACGATTttcgttgttgttgttgtatatacATTTTGATAAATAATAGATTCGTTTGTTCTCATTTTTGAGCTTGTCAATAAGTAATAGATTGTTTGTGGTAGGATGCCAAGAATATAAACGTCGAGAATGTATTGATCTTGGCGGGAGATCATTTATATCGAATGGATTACATGGACCTATTGCAGGTATACTGTGAATGTTTTGTAGAGTAGATTGTTTTTCATTTCATGTTCTAGAGTTTTCTGATTCATCTATATAACAAATTAACAGAGTCACGTTGATAGAAATGCCGATATTACAGTTTCGTGTGCTGCCGTTGGTGACAAGTGAGTATTATACTTTATTTCATTCTAGAATGAGTGAATAGGAAGAATCAACTAAGTGAAAACAAAATTACTATTTCCATTGCCTGATTTTCAGCCGCGCATCTGATTATGGATTGGTCAAGGTAGACGACAGAGGCAACATCATACAATTTTCAGAAAAACCGAAAGGCGCTGATCTGAAAGCAATGGTAATTCCAAACATAATAACATAATGTTTGCACCTTCTTTCTGTTTTCTTGTTATCTGGTAAATCCACTGAGATTGTTCATCCTCATTTTGCAGCAAGTAGATACTTCTCGTCTTGGGTTGTCGCCACAAGATGCATTGAAGTCGCCATATATTGCATCTATGGGAGTTTATGTGTTCAAGAAAGATGTTTTACTCAAGCTTCTGAAATGGAGGTATCCTACTTCTAATGACTTCGGATCCGAAATCATTCCTTCCGCTATAAGAGAACACAATGTCCAAGTAAGAGGAATTCTGATAAATATATCTGCTTACAAATGTTTTTATCCATTTCACAAGATTTTTATCTGCCATCTATGCTTTTTTGCAGGCATACTTTTTCGGAGACTACTGGGAAGATATTGGAACGATAAAATCCTTCTACGATGCTAACCTCGCTCTTACTGAAGAGGTAGGTTCAAGAATTTTTCAGTGTTCTTGTTCAGTTTAGTTGATTGAAACTAAATCTGCTATATGTTACTCTCTCGCAGAGTCCAAAGTTCGAGTTTTATGATCCAAAAACACCGATTTTCACATCTCCTGGATTCCTACCACCAACAAAGATTGACAACTCTCGGGTACGATAATCTATCTATCTTGTATCATGCTAATAATTCGAAACATCATGTCTTTCTTATTCTGTCCGCGTTGCTTTGGTTTTGGTAGGTTGTGGATGCCATTATCTCCCATG containing:
- the LOC127085359 gene encoding glucose-1-phosphate adenylyltransferase large subunit 1 is translated as MASGCVSLKTNTHFPNSKKGSFFGERIKGSLKNSSWVTTQKKIKPASFSAILTSDDPKGSLNLQVPSFLRLRADPKNVISIVLGGGPGTHLYPLTKRAATPAVPVGGCYRLIDIPMSNCINSGINKIFVLTQFNSASLNRHIARTYFGNGVNFGDGFVEVLAATQTPGEAGKKWFQGTADAVRQFTWIFEDAKNINVENVLILAGDHLYRMDYMDLLQSHVDRNADITVSCAAVGDNRASDYGLVKVDDRGNIIQFSEKPKGADLKAMQVDTSRLGLSPQDALKSPYIASMGVYVFKKDVLLKLLKWRYPTSNDFGSEIIPSAIREHNVQAYFFGDYWEDIGTIKSFYDANLALTEESPKFEFYDPKTPIFTSPGFLPPTKIDNSRVVDAIISHGCFLRDCTIQHSIVGERSRLDYGVELQDTVMMGADYYQTESEIASLLAEGKVPIGIGRNTKIKNCIIDKNAKIGKEVVIANKEGVQEADRSEDGFYIRSGITIIMEKATIEDGTVI